From Brassica rapa cultivar Chiifu-401-42 chromosome A06, CAAS_Brap_v3.01, whole genome shotgun sequence:
ctTTGTTTAAACTAGTGGGGTCTAAAAtgatagaaaaatataaagccCTCAATATGTAtagattatttttgtttcttttgggaAAACGTAGTTTACGTTAAAGGAAATGCATTAAAGctgaaacaaaaataagaaagtaaaaaccaattgaaaccctaaatttttacttcaaaaaaTGTTCCCGGTTGTTGAAGGAAGAGCCTTGTGCTTTGTCGATATATATATACGAGGGAGTCCAACATCACATTTGTATCCTCTAATAAATCTCATCTACTCACTTCTACTTTCTTTAACTGTTTATAACTAGCATTCCCAGGTAATCTTATCAAATACTATATAAAGTTACACTTGTATATATTTATGCCTCTAATTTTCtgtaattatattttctctatggGGCCATAGAAGAAGATGAATAGGCCAGGAGACTGGAACTGCCGATTGTGTAGCCACCTCAACTTCCAGAGAAGGGATTCCTGCCAACGCTGCAGAGAGCCAAGGACGAGCGGCATTACCGACTTAGTGAGTAATTTCACAAGCCGTCCAATCAGTAGCTCTTTTGCTTTCAACACCGGGCCTGACGTGAGACCAGGTGATTGGTACTGCAACCTTGGAAATTGCGGGACGCACAATTTTGCAAGCAGGTCCAGCTGTTTCACGTGTGGTGCCGCAAAAGATGAGTCGTCACGCTCGGCTGCTGCTGCAGCCACCGGGTTTATAGACATGAGTGATGGTCCGAGACGCGGCCTTTTTGGTTTTGGTAGCAGCAGTGCTGGTGGAGGCGGCATGGGCCGTTCTTCTTGGAAATCTGGAGATTGGATTTGCTCGAGGTATTTCTTTTGTTCAGTGTGCAAGGttcatgaaaatatatatttggcaCGTAATATCCATAACTCATGCATGCGCGCGGGCTTGCGTAAGCTAAAATGACCGTTTTAGATATGTTAGTATATACATtcatgtttaaaatttatatatataaaaaagttgtagAAAGTGATTGGTTATGTAGAAACCGATTAGTTTTGTATTATTGTATCTAGGCCAGGCTGCAATGAACACAATTTCGCAAGCAGGTCAGAGTGTTTCAGGTGCAACGCCCCAAAGGAACCGGCCACCAATTCACCCTACTAGTCCTAACTTTCTTCGTCATCTTCAAGAAATTGGTTTGTTACTAGACTTTCTTTAGTAAATTTCATTTcaacaataaatttaaatttctaatCACAAGCCACACATCTTATTTCCTCAAAATTTATATGCTAGTGTCCTATATACATACCAACCCgaaaatatgcaaaaaaaaagatcgaTGGTTTCGTgccttatatatatatccatataGTAATTTACGTGCAAAAGGGTACGTAcgtatgttttaatttaatataatccTTGAGACCTAATGAGTGAAAAGGTATTTTGACATatcctttgtttt
This genomic window contains:
- the LOC103874408 gene encoding uncharacterized RNA-binding protein C17H9.04c produces the protein MNRPGDWNCRLCSHLNFQRRDSCQRCREPRTSGITDLVSNFTSRPISSSFAFNTGPDVRPGDWYCNLGNCGTHNFASRSSCFTCGAAKDESSRSAAAAATGFIDMSDGPRRGLFGFGSSSAGGGGMGRSSWKSGDWICSRPGCNEHNFASRSECFRCNAPKEPATNSPY